A part of Caldivirga sp. genomic DNA contains:
- the rpsB gene encoding 30S ribosomal protein S2 gives MSNESKQPEQGEEYLVPVERYMAAAVRLGARVSNGYLQERGFIFTVRPDGLRIFNLKRIDERIRIAARMITRYQPSRVMVHSTKPYAFKPIQMFCKFVGCLPVTGRLIPGTLTNPYLAHHIDIDLLMVADPKTDFQAINEASLTGIPVIALVDTDSDPTFIDLMIPCNNKGRNSLALVFWLLARQVLRERGELKPDEDLPVSWEEFRVPIGQSQP, from the coding sequence ATGAGTAATGAAAGTAAGCAACCTGAGCAGGGGGAGGAGTATTTAGTACCGGTTGAGAGGTATATGGCTGCTGCAGTTAGGTTGGGTGCAAGGGTCTCTAACGGTTACCTTCAGGAGAGGGGGTTCATATTCACTGTTAGGCCTGATGGGTTAAGGATATTTAACCTGAAGAGGATTGATGAGAGGATTAGGATTGCTGCAAGGATGATAACTAGGTATCAGCCGTCGAGGGTAATGGTCCACTCCACCAAGCCCTACGCCTTCAAGCCCATTCAAATGTTCTGCAAGTTCGTAGGCTGCCTACCAGTAACCGGTAGGTTAATTCCAGGTACCTTAACTAACCCCTACCTAGCCCACCACATTGACATTGACCTACTCATGGTTGCTGACCCTAAGACAGACTTCCAGGCCATTAATGAAGCCTCATTAACAGGTATACCGGTAATAGCCCTAGTGGACACTGACAGTGACCCAACCTTCATAGACTTGATGATACCCTGCAATAATAAGGGTAGGAACAGCCTAGCCCTAGTCTTCTGGCTACTGGCTAGGCAAGTGCTTAGGGAGAGGGGGGAGTTGAAGCCTGATGAGGACCTACCAGTCAGTTGGGAGGAGTTCAGGGTACCCATTGGTCAATCCCAACCATAA
- a CDS encoding DMT family transporter, which produces MSKANAVASLAAAGFAVSWASILIIWSGLNPISVSFWRTTLAALALAPLTVRDLRRHGLNTPIKLITLGGLALAVHFMTWVTSLYYTTVAMSVTIVSTYVVFTIPITLALGRRVSGLTMTGAALALMGVAAMMYSSYGLSEGNLLGDALALIGSVSGAFYFTIGELARVKSPTSIYSTLVYASAALFTAPVALLMGVNLTIPNSRALIMVTLIVAGPMLMGHTLLNYSLKYLSATVVSTVTLIEPVGSTILAYLLLHQAVGLMEAAAMVVTLIGVYLSIRGGL; this is translated from the coding sequence ATGAGTAAGGCTAATGCAGTGGCTTCACTTGCCGCGGCAGGCTTCGCAGTATCATGGGCATCAATACTAATAATCTGGAGTGGGTTAAACCCAATTTCAGTATCCTTCTGGAGAACCACCCTCGCCGCATTAGCATTAGCACCACTCACGGTTAGGGACTTGAGGAGGCATGGCTTAAACACCCCCATTAAGTTGATTACATTAGGTGGCCTCGCCTTAGCCGTACACTTCATGACCTGGGTAACCTCACTATACTACACTACAGTTGCCATGAGCGTTACCATAGTTTCCACTTACGTGGTCTTCACAATACCCATTACCCTAGCCCTTGGGAGGAGGGTTAGTGGCTTAACAATGACTGGGGCTGCGTTAGCGTTAATGGGTGTGGCGGCCATGATGTACTCATCCTATGGTTTAAGTGAAGGTAACCTACTGGGTGATGCCTTAGCCTTAATTGGATCCGTGTCTGGGGCTTTTTACTTCACAATTGGTGAGTTAGCTAGGGTTAAGTCACCCACCTCAATCTACTCAACCCTAGTTTACGCCTCCGCAGCCTTATTCACTGCGCCTGTGGCTTTACTCATGGGGGTTAACTTAACCATACCTAATTCTAGGGCGTTAATCATGGTTACCCTAATAGTGGCTGGACCCATGTTAATGGGCCACACGCTACTGAACTACTCCCTAAAGTACCTATCAGCCACCGTGGTTTCAACGGTAACACTCATTGAGCCCGTTGGCTCAACAATACTGGCTTACCTACTTCTTCACCAGGCCGTTGGGTTAATGGAGGCTGCGGCAATGGTGGTAACGTTAATTGGGGTTTACTTGTCAATAAGGGGTGGGTTGTGA
- a CDS encoding RNA-binding domain-containing protein codes for MLGEVEVEVYAEVKPTESEVKVKRAILNIVEFDELEVIEVNGVRYVHGKAKGLNYLSRLRDLIRKERIRDTARDLLNHSVVGDEIIINVNKQAAYVGVLSFAMGEVESPLGPITIRVRASNPQQLIMWLTSG; via the coding sequence ATGCTGGGTGAAGTTGAGGTTGAGGTTTACGCTGAGGTTAAGCCCACTGAGAGTGAGGTTAAGGTTAAGAGGGCCATCTTAAACATTGTTGAGTTCGATGAGTTGGAGGTCATTGAGGTTAATGGGGTTAGGTACGTTCACGGTAAGGCTAAGGGCTTGAATTACCTGAGTAGGCTTAGGGATTTGATAAGGAAGGAGAGGATTAGGGACACTGCAAGGGATTTACTCAACCACAGTGTGGTGGGTGATGAAATCATCATTAACGTTAATAAGCAGGCAGCCTACGTTGGGGTACTCTCCTTCGCCATGGGTGAGGTGGAGAGTCCACTAGGCCCAATAACAATAAGGGTTAGGGCAAGTAACCCACAACAGTTGATAATGTGGTTAACCTCAGGTTGA
- a CDS encoding AAA family ATPase, with amino-acid sequence MPILCITGLPGSGKSTVSSILAEMGFRVIVMGDYVRREAEKMGVSSNEAATRLRVMYGSRIIARLVLEDLRRLNDGKVVIEGLRSREEYEAFREGLGEVKLIFTVASLGVRFRRLASRGRPDDPKSLGDLMARDYRELAFGLGDLIGLADYVIVNEGLSIEDLRSRVALIVREVYGEPNAG; translated from the coding sequence GTGCCCATACTCTGCATAACTGGTTTACCTGGTTCAGGGAAGTCCACTGTGAGCAGTATATTGGCTGAAATGGGTTTTAGGGTTATTGTAATGGGTGATTACGTTAGGAGGGAGGCTGAGAAAATGGGGGTTAGTAGTAATGAGGCTGCAACTAGGCTTAGGGTAATGTATGGTTCAAGGATCATTGCGAGGCTTGTGCTGGAGGATTTACGTAGGCTTAATGATGGTAAGGTAGTTATTGAGGGGCTTAGGAGTAGGGAGGAGTATGAGGCCTTCAGGGAGGGGTTGGGTGAGGTTAAGTTAATATTCACTGTGGCCAGCCTTGGGGTTAGGTTTAGGAGATTGGCCAGTAGGGGTAGGCCTGATGACCCTAAGAGCCTGGGTGATTTAATGGCTAGGGATTACAGGGAGCTTGCCTTCGGCTTAGGGGACTTGATTGGCTTAGCTGATTACGTTATAGTTAATGAGGGGTTAAGCATAGAGGACTTGAGGAGTAGGGTAGCTTTAATAGTGAGGGAGGTTTACGGTGAACCTAATGCTGGGTGA
- a CDS encoding MFS transporter — protein MNRFGGLDKGILKSIDEGKISRHQLLAIVSVSLGMFLWGFLLALAPLTTRWSFVPQSMVGYVLVSAPVALTIGNLTVGKLSDGYGRKYTFMLTLALYGVGTLLIVFSENIYTLIAGIALAEFGLGGEEPTTLAYLAEMMPIKRREEVLVGVTNIANLGAAVAAALALVTGMSVNLQKEFFGVTLGVALIIMLVTRLMIPESYRWIIFKHEPSGGLNLSNLRLRLFILVSLAITIVLTYALLALVMGPYLFPTLTPWIVLLYNIGETLGGVVGIFMFRRIKVKQFTLISYLGGFVTMLAFIPQILLIPHSLLAFLLLLFVNGIFGELGWAARIILEPELFPTKFRSMGIAVVRASAYVIYIASIFFTASFTLNEYLLYNAGLWGLGFVAALVWYIAGTETRFKTLEQINEERY, from the coding sequence ATGAATAGATTCGGTGGTTTAGATAAAGGAATCCTGAAGAGCATAGATGAAGGTAAGATAAGTAGGCATCAGTTGCTTGCCATAGTTTCGGTATCCCTGGGCATGTTTTTATGGGGTTTCCTACTAGCCCTAGCCCCCTTAACTACCCGGTGGTCTTTTGTGCCACAGAGTATGGTTGGGTATGTTCTGGTCTCAGCCCCCGTGGCCTTAACTATAGGTAACTTAACAGTGGGTAAGCTTTCAGACGGGTATGGTAGGAAGTATACGTTTATGCTTACCCTTGCGCTTTACGGCGTTGGTACATTGCTGATAGTGTTTTCTGAAAACATATATACGCTAATAGCCGGTATAGCTTTGGCTGAGTTTGGCCTCGGTGGTGAAGAACCCACAACATTAGCCTACTTAGCTGAGATGATGCCGATCAAGAGGAGGGAGGAGGTCCTGGTTGGTGTCACCAATATAGCTAACCTAGGCGCGGCCGTGGCAGCTGCTTTAGCGTTGGTGACCGGTATGTCCGTTAACCTTCAGAAGGAATTCTTCGGGGTAACACTGGGAGTGGCGTTAATCATCATGCTGGTCACTAGGTTAATGATACCTGAATCGTATCGTTGGATAATCTTCAAGCATGAACCCAGTGGCGGTCTGAATTTAAGCAACCTAAGGTTAAGATTATTCATATTAGTGTCCCTAGCAATAACCATTGTCCTCACATACGCCCTACTGGCCCTAGTGATGGGGCCTTACCTGTTCCCTACGTTAACACCGTGGATAGTTTTGCTATATAATATCGGGGAGACCCTAGGTGGTGTGGTGGGGATTTTCATGTTTAGGAGAATTAAGGTTAAGCAATTCACGTTGATATCATACTTAGGTGGATTCGTAACAATGCTAGCATTCATACCGCAAATACTGCTTATACCCCACAGCCTATTGGCCTTCCTACTACTGCTCTTCGTTAACGGTATCTTTGGGGAATTGGGGTGGGCTGCAAGAATAATACTCGAACCTGAGCTATTCCCAACTAAATTCAGATCAATGGGTATTGCTGTAGTTAGAGCCTCAGCCTACGTAATCTACATAGCATCAATCTTCTTTACCGCAAGCTTCACGTTAAATGAATACCTACTTTACAATGCAGGATTATGGGGCTTAGGCTTTGTAGCGGCATTGGTATGGTACATTGCAGGCACGGAGACTAGGTTTAAAACTCTCGAACAGATAAATGAGGAAAGATACTGA
- a CDS encoding SDR family NAD(P)-dependent oxidoreductase — MMSINLSGKVILITGVTHGIGEATGRLLRQLGAVVYGVGRDEAKGRLLESEAGIVFRRVDLSRRSEVLDFIKWFESEVGVIHALINNASRNSRFSILNTTLEEWDSMIELNLTAPFLLSQMAARLMIKNGIRGKIINVAAIQAHFPLESSFPYVTTKGGLVAMTRSMAVDLGKHGIQVITVTPGPVYVKGGEVPRSLDDNAATLIGRMGRPMEVAWLIAFLVSDLNTFMTGNEIIIDGGRVISRKPDPREVTTGEV; from the coding sequence ATTATGAGCATTAACCTAAGTGGTAAGGTAATACTAATAACTGGGGTTACCCACGGAATTGGGGAGGCTACTGGTAGGTTACTGAGGCAATTGGGTGCTGTGGTTTACGGTGTTGGTAGGGATGAGGCTAAGGGTAGGTTGCTTGAGTCTGAGGCTGGTATAGTGTTTAGGAGGGTTGACCTGTCAAGGAGGAGTGAAGTATTGGATTTCATTAAGTGGTTTGAATCCGAGGTTGGGGTTATTCATGCCTTAATCAATAATGCCTCAAGGAACTCAAGGTTCAGCATCCTTAACACGACGTTGGAGGAGTGGGATAGTATGATTGAACTTAACTTAACTGCGCCATTTCTACTTTCCCAAATGGCTGCTAGGTTAATGATTAAAAACGGCATTAGAGGTAAGATAATTAATGTGGCTGCCATACAGGCCCACTTCCCCCTTGAATCATCATTCCCCTACGTAACCACTAAGGGTGGTTTAGTGGCGATGACCAGGAGTATGGCTGTTGATTTAGGTAAGCATGGTATACAGGTAATAACTGTAACCCCAGGGCCAGTGTACGTTAAGGGTGGGGAAGTGCCGAGGAGCCTTGATGATAATGCGGCAACGTTAATAGGCAGGATGGGTAGACCAATGGAGGTTGCTTGGTTAATAGCATTCCTAGTGTCTGACCTAAACACATTCATGACGGGTAATGAAATAATTATAGATGGGGGTAGGGTAATAAGTAGGAAACCGGATCCAAGGGAAGTAACCACTGGTGAAGTTTAA
- a CDS encoding NAD(P)-dependent oxidoreductase — MVKFLVLGLGFIAMHVAEELSKLGQVTVTYRSLSGVNSVYAEILRGTVELAELNPLTDEDKLRSLIKNSDTVINLIGALSNDAQLLKTVHVTIPKQVASLIAGYSPSTMLIHISASNVMGPVGKFITEEPRHCEGAKPSTPYEETKCLGEQVIYSISQSAGFPLAIIRPTLVYGKYNAHPQFLQIYNVARRGIVPRIKVRLMAISAVKLAELVVKLHELRPRGLYLYATECEPVEVTRFFEVMVKALGKRPLRVPVPDALLKLALPSDVKPLFKYVNVVYSCVKAKELVGDLRFMEDEVRGNALFIKELKEKGVLR, encoded by the coding sequence ACTGTAACGTATAGGTCATTGAGCGGTGTTAATAGTGTTTATGCAGAAATATTGAGGGGTACTGTTGAGCTCGCTGAGCTTAATCCACTTACTGATGAGGATAAGTTAAGGAGCCTAATTAAGAATTCTGATACGGTAATTAACCTAATAGGCGCATTAAGCAATGATGCTCAACTCCTCAAGACTGTTCACGTAACTATCCCTAAGCAGGTAGCCTCATTAATAGCGGGGTACTCACCATCAACAATGCTCATACACATTAGCGCATCTAATGTCATGGGGCCTGTGGGTAAATTCATTACAGAGGAACCTAGGCATTGCGAGGGAGCTAAGCCATCAACACCCTATGAGGAGACCAAGTGCCTTGGTGAGCAAGTAATTTACTCAATATCTCAATCCGCGGGTTTCCCGCTTGCCATAATTAGGCCAACCTTAGTGTATGGTAAGTACAATGCACACCCTCAATTCCTCCAAATATATAATGTAGCCAGGAGGGGTATTGTACCTAGGATTAAAGTTAGGTTAATGGCCATTAGCGCTGTTAAACTTGCGGAGTTAGTGGTTAAGCTGCATGAGCTGAGGCCCAGGGGCCTTTACCTATACGCCACTGAGTGTGAGCCGGTTGAGGTGACAAGGTTTTTTGAAGTCATGGTGAAGGCGCTTGGGAAGAGGCCATTAAGGGTTCCAGTGCCTGATGCCCTGCTTAAGTTAGCCTTACCGAGTGATGTTAAGCCGCTGTTTAAGTACGTTAATGTGGTTTACAGTTGCGTAAAGGCTAAGGAACTGGTAGGTGACTTAAGGTTCATGGAGGATGAGGTTCGTGGAAACGCATTATTCATTAAGGAACTTAAGGAGAAGGGAGTGTTAAGGTGA